The following proteins come from a genomic window of Procambarus clarkii isolate CNS0578487 unplaced genomic scaffold, FALCON_Pclarkii_2.0 HiC_scaffold_799, whole genome shotgun sequence:
- the LOC138361797 gene encoding uncharacterized protein: protein MASPPPHLLLDATPRCYTGEYVTHDRPHLLLDATPRCYSGEYVTHGLTSAPPPAGRYTQMLLRSPVSGDLLHTMESGKQSAPAHSFNTHEADVEWCGSSEADVEWCGSTEADVEWCGSSEADVEWCGNREADVEWGGSREADIEWCGSSEADVEWCGNVEWCGSSEADVEWCGNREADVEWGGRREADVELCGSTEADVEWCGSSEADVEWCGSTEADVEWCGSSEADVEWGGSREADIEWCGSSEADVEWGGSREADIEWCGSSEADVEWCGNSEADVEWGGSREADIEWCGSSEADVEWCGSTEADV, encoded by the exons ATGGCCTCACCTCCGCCCCACCTCCTGCTGGACGCTACACCCAGATGTTACACAGGTGAGTACGTCACTCACGACCGTCCCCACCTCCTGCTGGACGCTACACCCAGATGTTACTCAGGTGAGTACGTCACTCATGGCCTCACCTCCGCCCCACCTCCTGCTGGACGCTACACCCAGATGTTACTCAG gtctcctgtttccggtGACCTACtacacactatggagagtggcaagcaaagtgctcctgcacactctttcaatacccatg aggcagatgtagagtggtgtggaagtagtgaggcagatgtagagtggtgtggaagtacagaggcagatgtagagtggtgtggaagtagtgaggcagatgtagagtggtgtggaaatagagaggcagatgtagagtgggGTGGAAGTAGAGAGGCAGATatagagtggtgtggaagtagtgaggcagatgtagagtggtgtggaa atgtagagtggtgtggaagtagtgaggcagatgtagagtggtgtggaaatagagaggcagatgtagagtgggGTGGACGTAGAGAGGCAGATGTAGAGTTGTGTGGAAGTAcagaggcagatgtagagtggtgtggaagtagtgaggcagatgtagagtggtgtggaagtacagaggcagatgtagagtggtgtggaagtagtgaggcagatgtagagtgggGTGGAAGTAGAGAGGCAGATAtcgagtggtgtggaagtagtgaggcagatgtagagtgggGTGGAAGTAGAGAGGCAGATAtcgagtggtgtggaagtagtgaggcagatgtagagtggtgtggaaatagtgaggcagatgtagagtgggGTGGAAGTAGAGAAGCAGATAtcgagtggtgtggaagtagtgaggcagatgtagagtggtgtggaagtacAGAGGCAGATGTATAG